The following are encoded in a window of Amycolatopsis lexingtonensis genomic DNA:
- a CDS encoding class I SAM-dependent methyltransferase, translating into MTTCRLCGSTNTASVVDLGATPPCERFLTAEQLDEAEATFPLHLKVCTDCWLAQIPPLIDPDETFTEYAYFSSFSTSWVEHAKRFVDGAVERLGLGEKSFVVEVASNDGYLLKHVVGHGIRCLGVEPSVNVGQAARDAGVPTLTAFLSEETGLRVREEHGPADLVAANNVYAHIPDVRGFTKGLRALVADDGWVSIEVQHLLTLIEKNQYDTIYHEHFQYYTVESARRALATGGLTVVDVELVPTHGGSIRLWARPAEVAGEPSERMTDVLEREKAAGLHELSGYTEFAERVTRVRLDLLKFLIEARNDGKTVVGYGAPGKGNTLLNHCGIRTDLLQYTVDRNPYKHGRFTPGTRIPVLPPERIEADRPDYVLVLPWNLREELTGQLSYIGEWGGKLVFPIPHLEIVEVQ; encoded by the coding sequence ATGACCACATGTCGACTCTGCGGTTCGACAAACACGGCCAGCGTCGTCGACCTCGGCGCGACTCCCCCGTGTGAGCGATTCCTGACCGCCGAACAGCTCGACGAGGCGGAAGCCACCTTCCCGCTCCACCTGAAGGTGTGCACCGACTGCTGGCTCGCCCAGATCCCCCCGCTGATCGACCCGGACGAAACTTTCACCGAGTACGCCTACTTCTCCTCCTTCTCGACGTCGTGGGTCGAGCACGCGAAGCGGTTCGTCGACGGCGCGGTCGAGCGGCTCGGGCTCGGCGAGAAGTCCTTCGTCGTCGAGGTCGCGAGCAACGACGGCTACCTGCTCAAGCACGTCGTCGGGCACGGCATCCGGTGTCTGGGCGTGGAACCCTCGGTGAACGTCGGGCAGGCCGCGCGCGACGCCGGCGTGCCCACCCTGACCGCGTTCCTCTCCGAAGAGACCGGCCTCCGGGTGCGCGAGGAGCACGGCCCGGCCGACCTCGTCGCCGCGAACAACGTCTACGCGCACATCCCCGACGTCCGCGGCTTCACCAAGGGCCTCCGCGCCCTGGTCGCCGACGACGGGTGGGTCTCCATCGAGGTCCAGCACCTGCTCACGCTGATCGAAAAGAACCAGTACGACACGATCTACCACGAGCACTTCCAGTACTACACGGTCGAATCCGCGCGCCGGGCCCTCGCGACCGGCGGGCTGACCGTGGTCGACGTCGAACTCGTGCCGACGCACGGCGGGTCGATCCGGCTCTGGGCGCGCCCGGCCGAGGTGGCGGGCGAGCCCAGCGAGCGGATGACCGACGTGCTGGAGCGCGAGAAGGCGGCCGGGCTGCACGAGCTGTCCGGATACACCGAGTTCGCCGAGCGCGTCACCCGCGTGCGGCTGGACCTGCTGAAGTTCCTCATCGAGGCGCGCAACGACGGGAAGACCGTCGTCGGCTACGGCGCCCCGGGCAAGGGCAACACCCTGCTCAACCACTGCGGCATCCGGACGGACCTGCTGCAGTACACGGTCGATCGCAACCCGTACAAGCACGGCCGGTTCACGCCGGGCACGCGGATCCCGGTGCTGCCCCCGGAGCGCATCGAAGCCGACCGGCCCGACTACGTGCTCGTCCTCCCCTGGAACCTCCGGGAGGAACTGACCGGGCAACTCTCCTACATCGGGGAATGGGGCGGAAAGCTCGTGTTCCCGATCCCCCACCTGGAAATCGTCGAGGTGCAGTGA
- a CDS encoding glucose-1-phosphate cytidylyltransferase, with product MKVVLFCGGYGMRMRNGAADDVPKPMAMVGPRPLIWHVMRYYAHFGHTEFILCLGYGAAHIKNFFLNYQETISNDFILRNGQAELLSTDIADWTITFVQTGIESPIGERLRRVRDYLDGDEMFLANYADVLSDVPLPDMIERFSKTDAGASMMVVPPQSSFHCVEMDEGGMVGSITAVSEMPLWENGGYFVLRQEVFDHIPENGDLVADGCGELAKRGRLLAYPYRGFWKPTDTVKERAALDDAYTRGQKPWALWERPVASSA from the coding sequence GTGAAGGTCGTTCTCTTCTGTGGTGGCTACGGGATGCGGATGCGCAACGGCGCGGCCGACGACGTCCCGAAGCCGATGGCGATGGTCGGTCCGAGACCGCTCATCTGGCACGTGATGCGCTACTACGCGCATTTCGGCCACACCGAATTCATCCTGTGCCTCGGCTACGGCGCGGCGCACATCAAGAACTTCTTCCTGAACTACCAGGAAACCATTTCCAACGACTTCATCCTGCGCAACGGGCAGGCGGAACTGCTGTCGACCGACATCGCCGACTGGACGATCACCTTCGTGCAGACCGGCATCGAGTCGCCGATCGGCGAACGCCTGCGCCGCGTGCGCGACTACCTCGACGGCGACGAAATGTTCCTCGCGAACTACGCCGACGTCCTTTCCGACGTCCCGCTGCCCGACATGATCGAGCGGTTCTCCAAGACCGACGCGGGCGCGTCGATGATGGTCGTGCCGCCGCAGTCGTCGTTCCACTGCGTCGAAATGGACGAGGGCGGCATGGTCGGCTCGATCACCGCGGTCAGCGAAATGCCGCTGTGGGAGAACGGCGGGTACTTCGTGCTCCGGCAGGAAGTGTTCGACCACATCCCGGAGAACGGCGACCTGGTCGCCGACGGCTGCGGTGAGCTGGCCAAGCGCGGCCGTCTCCTGGCCTACCCGTACCGCGGGTTCTGGAAGCCGACCGACACGGTCAAGGAGCGCGCGGCGCTCGACGACGCGTACACGCGCGGCCAGAAGCCCTGGGCGCTCTGGGAGCGGCCCGTCGCGAGCTCCGCGTGA
- a CDS encoding PIG-L deacetylase family protein produces the protein MIGLRPGRLGSVVALGAHCDDIAIGAGGTLLTLCASRPGLRVDALVLSGGGTPREDEERAALAAFCPGADVDVTVLKLPDGRFPAHWEEAKNALEELRRRTDPDVILAPRTDDAHQDHRSLAKLVPTAFRDHLALGYEIVKWDGDLGAPSVYQPLDDDVAESKVRLLQEHYASQRHRGWYDREAFLGLARIRGIEAAAKYAEAFFVKKLTLDLKG, from the coding sequence GTGATCGGCCTGCGGCCGGGACGGCTCGGCAGTGTGGTCGCGCTCGGCGCGCACTGCGACGACATCGCGATCGGCGCCGGCGGCACGCTGCTGACGCTGTGCGCGTCCCGGCCGGGCCTGCGCGTCGACGCGCTCGTCCTCTCCGGCGGCGGCACGCCCCGCGAGGACGAGGAGCGGGCGGCGCTGGCCGCGTTCTGCCCGGGCGCCGACGTCGACGTCACGGTGCTCAAACTGCCCGACGGCCGGTTCCCGGCGCACTGGGAAGAGGCCAAGAACGCGCTCGAAGAGCTGCGGCGGCGGACCGACCCGGACGTCATCCTGGCGCCGCGGACCGACGACGCGCACCAGGACCACCGCAGCCTCGCCAAGCTGGTGCCGACGGCGTTCCGCGACCACCTGGCGCTGGGGTACGAGATCGTCAAGTGGGACGGCGACCTCGGGGCCCCCTCGGTCTACCAGCCGCTCGACGACGACGTCGCCGAATCGAAGGTCCGGCTGCTGCAGGAGCACTACGCGTCGCAGCGGCACCGCGGCTGGTACGACCGCGAAGCGTTCCTCGGGCTGGCCCGGATCCGCGGCATCGAAGCCGCCGCGAAGTACGCCGAAGCGTTCTTCGTCAAGAAACTCACTCTCGACCTGAAGGGCTGA
- a CDS encoding NAD-dependent epimerase/dehydratase family protein: MRVLLTGHKGYLGTVMAPVLAAAGHEVVGLDSGLFESCLLGPVPADPAGHVVDLRDVEAKHVSGVDAVIHLAALSNDPLGSLAPELTYDINHHASVKLAKLAKDAGVQRYIYASTCSVYGAGGDNLVDEDAPLKPVTPYAESKVRVEADVHELADDDFTPVYMRNATAFGYSPRLRGDIVLNNLTAHAHLSGEVLVLSDGTPWRPLVHAQDIARAFTAALTAPKEAVHNKAFNIGTEDNNVTVAEIAQEVVEAVPGSTLNITGEAGSDPRSYRVDFSRFRAAIPGFTCEWSVKDGAVELIEAYRKFGLTRESFQQLFTRLAWLKSEGEAGRVDDTMRRR; the protein is encoded by the coding sequence ATGCGGGTGTTGCTGACGGGGCACAAGGGCTACCTGGGGACGGTGATGGCCCCGGTGCTCGCCGCCGCCGGCCACGAGGTCGTCGGCCTCGACTCCGGGCTCTTCGAGTCCTGCCTGCTCGGTCCGGTCCCGGCCGACCCGGCCGGCCACGTCGTCGACCTGCGCGACGTCGAGGCGAAGCACGTCTCCGGGGTGGACGCGGTGATCCACCTGGCCGCGCTGTCGAACGACCCGCTCGGCTCGCTCGCGCCGGAGCTGACCTACGACATCAACCACCACGCGTCGGTGAAGCTCGCGAAGCTGGCGAAGGACGCCGGGGTCCAGCGGTACATCTACGCGTCGACCTGCTCGGTGTACGGCGCCGGCGGCGACAACCTCGTCGACGAGGACGCGCCGCTGAAGCCGGTGACGCCGTACGCCGAGTCGAAGGTGCGCGTCGAGGCCGACGTCCACGAGCTCGCCGACGACGACTTCACCCCGGTCTACATGCGCAACGCGACCGCGTTCGGCTACTCGCCCCGGCTGCGCGGCGACATCGTGCTCAACAACCTGACCGCGCACGCGCACCTGTCCGGCGAGGTGCTGGTGCTCTCCGACGGCACGCCGTGGCGGCCGCTGGTGCACGCCCAGGACATCGCGCGCGCCTTCACCGCCGCGCTGACGGCGCCCAAGGAGGCCGTCCACAACAAGGCGTTCAACATCGGCACCGAGGACAACAACGTCACCGTCGCCGAGATCGCCCAGGAGGTCGTCGAGGCCGTGCCCGGCTCGACGCTGAACATCACCGGCGAGGCCGGCTCCGACCCGCGCTCCTACCGCGTCGACTTCTCGCGCTTCCGCGCCGCCATCCCCGGCTTCACCTGCGAGTGGTCGGTCAAGGACGGCGCCGTCGAGCTGATCGAGGCCTACCGGAAGTTCGGGCTCACCCGGGAGTCGTTCCAGCAGCTGTTCACCCGGCTCGCCTGGCTGAAGAGCGAGGGCGAAGCCGGCCGCGTCGACGACACCATGCGGCGACGCTGA
- a CDS encoding DUF4910 domain-containing protein — translation MPGPQLRTGAELHALVERLYPICRSITGDGVRQTLDIIGEHIALERHEVPTGTAVLDWTIPQEWNIRDAYVAAPSGERVIDFQELNLHVVGYSVPVRRRMPLSELREHLHTLPDQPSWVPYRTSYYAPAWGFCLAQEKLDALPDGEYDVVIDSTLEDGSLTYGEHVVPGWVTDEVIVSCHVCHPSLANDNLAGIAVAISLAQQLAQSQPHYTYRFLFMPGTIGSITWLARNSDRIDKVKHGLVLACAGDPGPLTYKKSRRDDAEIDRVLQHVLRSREHRVVDFSPYGYDERQFCSPGFNLGVGSLTRTPYAGYPEYHTSADNPGFVSPAAMEDTLGALRDAVGVLDRNRRYVNLSPYGEPQLGKRGLYESLGGRSDAKQAQMAMLWVLNLSDGEHSLLDIAERAGLPFDIVDVAARALHDAGLVKE, via the coding sequence ATGCCGGGGCCGCAGCTGCGGACGGGCGCGGAGCTGCACGCCCTGGTCGAACGGCTCTACCCGATCTGCCGCAGCATCACCGGCGACGGCGTGCGGCAGACCCTGGACATCATCGGCGAGCACATCGCGCTGGAACGGCACGAGGTCCCGACCGGGACGGCGGTGCTGGACTGGACGATCCCGCAGGAGTGGAACATCCGGGACGCGTACGTCGCCGCGCCGTCGGGTGAACGCGTCATCGACTTCCAGGAGCTGAACCTGCACGTCGTCGGATACAGCGTCCCGGTGCGGCGGCGGATGCCGCTGAGCGAGCTGCGGGAGCACCTGCACACGTTGCCGGACCAGCCTTCGTGGGTGCCCTACCGGACCAGCTACTACGCCCCGGCCTGGGGTTTCTGCCTCGCACAGGAGAAGCTCGACGCGCTGCCCGACGGCGAGTACGACGTCGTCATCGACTCGACCCTGGAAGACGGCTCGCTGACCTACGGTGAGCACGTCGTGCCGGGGTGGGTCACCGACGAGGTCATCGTGTCGTGCCACGTCTGCCACCCGTCGCTGGCCAACGACAACCTCGCCGGCATCGCGGTGGCGATCTCGCTGGCCCAGCAGCTGGCCCAGTCGCAGCCGCACTACACCTACCGGTTCCTGTTCATGCCCGGCACGATCGGCTCGATCACCTGGCTGGCCCGCAATTCCGACCGCATCGACAAGGTCAAGCACGGCCTGGTGCTGGCCTGCGCGGGCGACCCGGGACCGCTGACGTACAAGAAGTCCCGCCGCGACGACGCCGAGATCGACCGCGTCCTGCAGCACGTGCTGCGCTCGCGCGAACACCGCGTCGTCGACTTCTCGCCGTACGGCTACGACGAGCGCCAGTTCTGCTCGCCGGGCTTCAACCTCGGCGTCGGCTCCCTGACGCGGACGCCGTACGCGGGCTACCCCGAGTACCACACCTCCGCCGACAACCCGGGTTTCGTCTCGCCCGCGGCCATGGAGGACACGCTCGGCGCGCTGCGGGACGCCGTCGGCGTCCTGGACCGCAACCGCCGGTACGTCAACCTCAGCCCGTACGGCGAGCCGCAGCTCGGCAAGCGCGGGCTGTACGAGTCGCTCGGCGGCCGCAGCGACGCCAAGCAGGCGCAGATGGCGATGCTGTGGGTGCTCAACCTCTCCGACGGCGAGCACAGCCTCCTCGACATCGCCGAGCGTGCCGGGCTGCCCTTCGACATCGTCGACGTCGCCGCCCGCGCCCTGCACGACGCCGGTCTGGTCAAGGAGTGA
- a CDS encoding glycosyltransferase family 2 protein: MTTVPRLSLGLPVYNGEEYLAESLEALLGQTYEDFELVISDNASTDGTDEICRRYAEKDSRIRYVRQPKNIGATPNHNFVFDVSRTELFKWVSHDDLYARDLLKRCVDALDERPDVILAHCDQAIIDGDGRIVQPLQYTLDTGSRHAPDRFRSILFEPGGDDFYGVIRADVLRRVKPLDSYHHADRTYSAEMALHGPFYQVPELLYFRRDHPGRAERANPTIRSRCANLDPRRANRLRNPTVRLLGEYVYGFADLIRRAPISAADKRECFGHLGAWLTNRARSGHGERVEDRAPTASDVTTVNEIVAGREGRLA; encoded by the coding sequence ATGACCACCGTCCCGCGGCTGAGCCTCGGCCTCCCGGTGTACAACGGCGAGGAGTACCTCGCCGAGTCACTGGAAGCCCTGCTCGGCCAGACCTACGAAGACTTCGAGCTGGTCATCTCGGACAACGCCTCCACGGACGGCACGGACGAGATCTGCCGCCGCTACGCCGAGAAGGACTCGCGGATCCGCTACGTCCGCCAGCCGAAGAACATCGGCGCGACGCCGAACCACAACTTCGTGTTCGACGTCTCCCGCACCGAGCTCTTCAAGTGGGTCTCGCACGACGACCTCTACGCCCGCGACCTGCTCAAGCGGTGCGTCGACGCCCTGGACGAGCGCCCGGACGTCATCCTCGCCCACTGCGACCAGGCCATCATCGACGGCGACGGCCGCATCGTCCAGCCGCTGCAGTACACGTTGGACACCGGCTCCCGGCACGCGCCGGACCGGTTCCGCAGCATCCTGTTCGAGCCCGGCGGCGACGACTTCTACGGCGTCATCCGCGCCGACGTCCTCCGCCGCGTCAAGCCGCTCGACAGCTACCACCACGCCGACCGGACCTACTCGGCCGAGATGGCCCTGCACGGCCCCTTCTACCAGGTACCCGAGCTGCTCTACTTCCGCCGCGACCACCCGGGCCGCGCGGAACGGGCCAACCCGACCATCCGGAGCCGGTGCGCGAATCTGGACCCGCGGCGCGCGAACCGGCTCCGGAATCCCACCGTCCGCCTGCTCGGCGAGTACGTCTACGGGTTCGCGGACCTCATCCGGCGCGCGCCGATCTCGGCCGCCGACAAGCGCGAGTGCTTCGGGCACCTCGGCGCCTGGCTGACGAACCGGGCGCGCTCCGGCCACGGCGAACGCGTCGAGGACCGCGCACCGACCGCCTCCGACGTCACCACGGTCAACGAGATCGTGGCCGGCCGGGAAGGCAGGCTCGCGTGA
- a CDS encoding polysaccharide pyruvyl transferase family protein encodes MKRATRVGVFGLLGSGNLGNDGSLEAVLGYLRAEHPDAVLTGLVGGPDIVRERYGVDTTPLHWNQAEYETASGLRSIVLKGLGKLVDIGRTAAWVREQDVVIVPGMGVLEATLPLRPWGFPYSLFLLSATGRLFGTKVALVSVGANHISARATRTLVRWAGRLAAYRSYRDDISRDAMRAMGVDTSRDEVYPDLAFSLPTPAADGPPGTVGVGVMAYYGGNDDRADSDRIYRHYVDTMNRFVAGLVDQGRPVRLFIGDQIDRQVVDEILEKTASPLVTAASAETLDELMHEMAAVDSVVATRYHNVLCALKVAKPTVAIGYAPKNDVLMAEMGLEGFTQRAKTVDFDRLVEQFTELENRSPELRQILAERNENNVQRLKDQFAALSAALFGGAR; translated from the coding sequence GTGAAGCGTGCCACGCGCGTCGGCGTCTTCGGCCTGCTCGGCTCGGGGAACCTCGGCAACGACGGTTCCCTCGAAGCCGTGCTCGGCTACCTGCGCGCCGAACACCCGGACGCCGTCCTGACCGGCCTGGTGGGCGGCCCGGACATCGTCCGCGAGCGGTACGGCGTCGACACCACGCCCCTGCACTGGAACCAGGCCGAGTACGAGACGGCGTCCGGCCTCCGGTCGATCGTCCTCAAGGGACTCGGCAAGCTGGTCGACATCGGCCGCACGGCCGCCTGGGTCCGCGAGCAGGACGTCGTCATCGTGCCCGGCATGGGCGTCCTCGAAGCGACACTTCCGCTGCGTCCGTGGGGTTTTCCGTATTCGCTCTTCCTCCTTTCCGCCACCGGGCGGCTCTTCGGCACCAAGGTCGCGCTGGTCAGCGTCGGCGCGAACCACATCAGCGCGCGGGCGACCCGGACGCTCGTCCGCTGGGCCGGCCGCCTGGCCGCCTACCGCTCCTACCGGGACGACATCTCCCGTGACGCCATGCGCGCCATGGGTGTCGACACCAGCCGCGACGAGGTCTACCCCGACCTCGCGTTCTCCCTCCCCACCCCGGCCGCCGACGGCCCGCCGGGCACCGTCGGGGTCGGCGTGATGGCCTACTACGGCGGCAACGACGACCGCGCCGACAGCGACCGCATCTACCGCCACTACGTGGACACGATGAACCGTTTCGTCGCCGGGCTCGTTGACCAGGGCAGACCGGTCCGGTTGTTCATCGGCGACCAGATCGACCGGCAGGTCGTCGACGAGATCCTCGAAAAGACCGCTTCGCCGCTGGTCACGGCGGCCTCGGCGGAGACCTTGGACGAGCTGATGCACGAGATGGCGGCGGTGGACAGCGTGGTGGCCACGCGCTACCACAACGTGCTCTGCGCCCTGAAGGTCGCGAAACCGACCGTCGCGATCGGGTACGCGCCGAAGAACGACGTGCTCATGGCGGAGATGGGCCTCGAGGGCTTCACCCAGCGGGCGAAGACCGTCGACTTCGACCGGCTCGTCGAGCAGTTCACCGAACTCGAAAACCGTTCGCCGGAACTGCGCCAGATCCTGGCGGAACGGAACGAGAACAACGTTCAACGACTCAAGGACCAGTTCGCCGCCCTTTCGGCGGCCCTCTTCGGGGGTGCGAGATGA
- a CDS encoding dTDP-4-dehydrorhamnose 3,5-epimerase family protein gives MKAIPVPEIEGVYLFEPTPHADERGFFSRTFDREVVASVGIDPDGFAQDSLSRSRKGVVRGMHLRGGAGEAKLVRCSSGAIFDVVVDLRPDSPTFRNVKTFELSGETQVSVYIPAGCAHGFQSLTEVSDVSYRIDRPHDPSEDITISYKDPELDISWPLSVTMVSDRDERAPSLGEALKPTR, from the coding sequence ATGAAGGCCATTCCGGTGCCCGAGATCGAGGGCGTGTACCTGTTCGAGCCGACTCCGCACGCCGACGAGCGCGGCTTCTTCAGCCGGACGTTCGACCGCGAAGTCGTCGCGTCCGTGGGAATCGACCCGGACGGCTTCGCCCAGGACAGTCTTTCCCGCTCCCGCAAGGGAGTCGTCCGCGGGATGCACCTGCGCGGCGGGGCCGGCGAGGCGAAGCTGGTGCGGTGTTCGTCAGGCGCGATCTTCGACGTCGTGGTGGATCTCCGACCGGATTCGCCCACGTTCCGCAATGTCAAAACGTTCGAACTTTCCGGTGAGACGCAGGTTTCCGTGTACATCCCGGCAGGGTGCGCGCACGGATTCCAGTCACTCACCGAAGTCTCGGACGTGTCGTATCGTATCGATCGACCCCACGACCCGTCCGAAGACATCACAATTTCGTACAAAGACCCAGAATTGGACATTTCGTGGCCACTGTCGGTCACAATGGTCAGTGACCGGGATGAGCGCGCGCCGTCTCTCGGAGAGGCGTTGAAACCAACGAGGTGA
- a CDS encoding glutamate-1-semialdehyde 2,1-aminomutase yields the protein MGTNLPRSTEANARLHRVIPGGAHTYAKGSDQYPEGMAPVISHGRGGHVWDVDGNEYVEYGSGLRAVILGHAHPRVLEAVRGELDKGSNFIRPSIIEAEAAERFLENVPTADMVKFTKNGSDATTAAVRLARAATGRKLVAKCADHAFFSTDDWFIGTTPMNAGIPDETTESTVSFPYGDLQATEELLQRHDGEIACLILEAAAAVEPPPGYLQGLRDLTTRYGVVLIFDEMITGFRWSAHGAQGLYGVTPDLSTFGKALGNGFAVSALAGKRELMEIGGLRSDRERVFLLSTTHGAETHSLAAAMAVMDVYRDEDVVGRLHTLGDRLAAGVREVAAGMGVEDHVVVRGRASNLVFGTLDEQGKPSQPYRTLFLRELISGGVLGPSFVVSAALTEADIDKTIDVVSQACTVYRKALDAQDPTPWMGGRPVQPVFRKYA from the coding sequence ATGGGAACGAACTTGCCCCGCTCCACGGAGGCGAACGCGCGGCTGCACCGGGTCATCCCGGGAGGTGCACACACCTACGCCAAGGGCTCGGACCAGTATCCCGAAGGGATGGCTCCGGTCATCTCCCACGGCCGCGGCGGCCACGTCTGGGACGTCGACGGCAACGAGTACGTCGAGTACGGCTCCGGCCTGCGGGCGGTCATCCTCGGCCACGCCCACCCGCGGGTCCTCGAAGCGGTCCGCGGCGAGCTCGACAAGGGCAGCAACTTCATCCGCCCGTCGATCATCGAGGCCGAAGCGGCCGAGCGGTTCCTCGAGAACGTCCCGACCGCCGACATGGTGAAGTTCACCAAGAACGGCTCCGACGCCACGACCGCCGCCGTCCGGCTGGCCCGCGCCGCCACCGGCCGCAAGCTCGTCGCCAAGTGCGCCGACCACGCCTTCTTCTCCACCGACGACTGGTTCATCGGCACCACGCCGATGAACGCCGGCATCCCGGACGAGACGACCGAGTCGACGGTGTCCTTCCCGTACGGCGACCTGCAGGCCACGGAGGAGCTGCTGCAGCGCCACGACGGCGAGATCGCGTGCCTGATCCTGGAGGCGGCCGCGGCGGTGGAGCCGCCGCCGGGGTACCTGCAAGGCCTGCGCGACCTGACCACCCGGTACGGCGTCGTGCTGATCTTCGACGAGATGATCACCGGCTTCCGCTGGTCCGCCCACGGCGCGCAGGGCCTCTACGGCGTCACGCCCGACCTCTCGACGTTCGGCAAGGCCCTCGGCAACGGCTTCGCCGTCTCGGCGCTGGCCGGTAAGCGGGAGCTGATGGAGATCGGCGGCCTGCGCAGCGACCGCGAACGGGTGTTCCTGCTGTCCACCACCCACGGCGCCGAGACCCACTCCCTCGCCGCCGCGATGGCGGTGATGGACGTCTACCGCGACGAGGACGTCGTCGGCAGGCTCCACACCCTCGGCGACCGGCTCGCCGCCGGTGTCCGCGAGGTCGCGGCCGGGATGGGCGTCGAGGACCACGTCGTCGTCCGCGGCCGCGCCAGCAACCTCGTCTTCGGCACGCTCGACGAGCAGGGCAAGCCGTCGCAGCCCTACCGGACGCTGTTCCTGCGCGAGCTGATCTCGGGCGGCGTGCTCGGACCGTCCTTCGTGGTCAGTGCCGCGCTCACCGAAGCCGACATCGACAAGACGATCGACGTGGTCTCCCAGGCCTGCACGGTGTACCGGAAGGCGCTCGACGCCCAGGACCCGACGCCGTGGATGGGCGGGCGCCCGGTGCAGCCCGTGTTCCGCAAGTACGCCTGA
- a CDS encoding right-handed parallel beta-helix repeat-containing protein — protein sequence MGRSRALLVAACSLVIAAACPAIARAADGVGPVCDHQPAEHEEAPSGAVSVDPGVDGDLSAQTAAHPPGTTFWLRPGTHTLGTDEFGQVAPKDGDVYLGAPGAVVDGRGVNRAAFTQRARDVEIRGLTVRGFAALQDQGVVNHDSGDGWLIENTTIEGNAGAGLMAGAHQVVRHTCLRDNGQYGLNAYQAGDGITGLVLEDNEITGNNTGDWETKVPGCGCSGGAKFWAVNGADVRGNWVHGNHGAGLWADTNNNDFLVEDNLFEANAAEALFYETSYNLVLRGNTFRGNTLVQGRAFAARGDNFPVATVYLSESGGEPRVPARTSAIDISGNTFEDNWAGITVWENADRFCNSPANTSSGYCTEVAQKSSCAAGTIEKPPAYDDCRWKSQLVEIHGNTFRFDPGRVGCTSLCGRMALLSNYGTFPDWSPYKGTVVEEAITFHQGNRWHANSYTGPWAFVVHDTSRTVDAAGWRAEPYSQDECSSFGGGSAGC from the coding sequence ATGGGCAGATCTCGTGCGCTTCTCGTCGCCGCTTGCTCGCTCGTGATCGCCGCGGCCTGCCCGGCGATCGCGCGGGCCGCCGACGGAGTCGGGCCGGTGTGCGACCACCAGCCCGCGGAGCACGAGGAAGCGCCTTCCGGGGCCGTCTCCGTCGATCCGGGCGTCGACGGAGACCTCTCCGCCCAGACGGCGGCGCACCCACCCGGCACGACGTTCTGGCTCCGCCCCGGCACCCACACCCTCGGCACGGACGAGTTCGGCCAGGTCGCCCCGAAGGACGGCGACGTCTACCTCGGCGCACCGGGCGCGGTCGTCGATGGTCGCGGCGTCAACCGCGCGGCCTTCACCCAGCGGGCGCGTGACGTCGAGATCCGCGGGCTCACCGTCCGCGGGTTCGCCGCCCTCCAAGACCAGGGCGTCGTCAACCACGACTCCGGCGACGGCTGGCTCATCGAGAACACCACCATCGAGGGCAACGCCGGCGCCGGGCTGATGGCCGGGGCGCACCAGGTCGTCCGGCACACCTGCCTGCGCGACAACGGCCAGTACGGGCTCAACGCCTACCAGGCCGGCGACGGCATCACCGGGCTCGTGCTGGAGGACAACGAGATCACCGGCAACAACACCGGCGACTGGGAGACCAAGGTGCCGGGCTGCGGGTGCAGCGGCGGCGCCAAGTTCTGGGCCGTGAACGGGGCCGACGTCCGCGGCAACTGGGTCCACGGCAACCACGGCGCCGGTCTGTGGGCCGACACGAACAACAACGACTTCCTCGTCGAGGACAACCTGTTCGAGGCGAACGCGGCCGAGGCACTGTTCTACGAGACCAGCTACAACCTCGTGCTGCGCGGCAACACGTTCCGCGGCAACACCCTGGTGCAGGGCCGCGCGTTCGCCGCCCGCGGCGACAACTTCCCGGTGGCGACGGTGTACCTGTCGGAATCCGGCGGTGAACCACGCGTGCCGGCGCGGACCTCGGCCATCGACATCAGCGGGAACACCTTCGAGGACAACTGGGCCGGGATCACGGTGTGGGAGAACGCCGACCGCTTCTGCAACAGCCCGGCGAACACGTCTTCGGGCTACTGCACCGAGGTCGCGCAGAAGTCTTCGTGCGCCGCGGGCACGATCGAGAAGCCCCCGGCGTACGACGACTGCCGCTGGAAGTCGCAGCTGGTCGAAATCCACGGGAACACCTTCCGGTTCGATCCCGGCCGGGTCGGCTGCACGAGCCTGTGCGGGCGGATGGCGCTGCTTTCGAACTACGGGACCTTCCCGGATTGGTCCCCCTACAAGGGAACCGTGGTCGAGGAGGCCATCACGTTCCACCAGGGCAACCGGTGGCACGCCAACTCCTACACCGGGCCGTGGGCCTTCGTCGTGCATGACACCTCCAGGACGGTCGACGCTGCGGGCTGGCGGGCGGAGCCCTACTCGCAGGACGAATGCTCTTCGTTCGGCGGTGGGTCCGCCGGCTGCTGA